A genome region from Dethiobacter alkaliphilus AHT 1 includes the following:
- a CDS encoding tetratricopeptide repeat protein: MKDVGQKKETGGVLIHGNIVPFEQDAGFYLQKGMFYYQKNKPDKALRFFQRAVAAEPDNAFNHYNLACMLSKLGRLKEANRIFLHIIAELDDTLGDCYFLLGINYGLLEDMDKSREYLIRYLQAEPDGEMSFEAMELLDALDEDGSLEELSPNYVERDLFLDRVLETGSTEELVQLFNSNKGFRKALANRLYHESDEFKEEILHFYGKIGGDAACKVLRRFVKNPWIKERFRQLALLELKNMGYDGKVQTFQEGRITELDLDNYAFNMPVWKKEWQQVVDCAMQNMRKSNCYEDGFFEDIQAIWLDYINTVYPETPRIVKVETWAAALEYSLARFHFLSLTQKELADEYKVSSSSISSRFREINKALDLDEKAHRNMMAYLRSDFLK; encoded by the coding sequence ATGAAAGATGTAGGACAAAAAAAAGAAACAGGCGGTGTTCTGATTCATGGCAATATTGTTCCTTTTGAGCAGGACGCAGGTTTCTATTTGCAAAAAGGCATGTTCTATTACCAAAAAAACAAGCCCGACAAGGCTCTGAGATTTTTTCAGCGTGCTGTGGCTGCCGAACCGGATAACGCCTTTAATCATTACAACCTGGCATGCATGCTGAGCAAACTGGGCCGTCTCAAAGAAGCAAACCGCATTTTTTTGCATATTATTGCGGAACTGGATGATACTCTGGGGGATTGTTACTTTTTGCTGGGCATCAATTACGGGCTGCTGGAGGATATGGATAAGTCCCGGGAATATTTAATCCGTTATCTGCAGGCAGAGCCTGATGGCGAAATGTCCTTTGAGGCCATGGAGCTTTTGGATGCTTTGGATGAAGACGGCTCCTTAGAAGAATTATCACCTAACTATGTGGAACGGGATCTGTTTCTGGACCGTGTCTTGGAAACGGGCAGCACAGAAGAGCTGGTGCAGTTATTTAACAGCAATAAAGGTTTTCGCAAAGCGCTGGCAAACCGTCTATATCATGAATCTGATGAATTTAAAGAAGAAATCCTGCATTTTTATGGTAAAATTGGTGGCGATGCGGCTTGTAAGGTATTGCGTCGTTTTGTAAAGAACCCCTGGATTAAGGAGCGATTTCGTCAGCTGGCTCTGTTGGAGTTAAAAAACATGGGCTATGATGGAAAAGTTCAGACCTTCCAGGAGGGCCGGATAACAGAGCTTGATTTAGATAACTATGCATTTAACATGCCTGTTTGGAAGAAAGAATGGCAGCAGGTAGTTGATTGTGCCATGCAAAATATGCGTAAAAGCAATTGTTATGAGGACGGGTTTTTTGAAGATATTCAGGCTATCTGGCTGGACTATATTAATACCGTGTATCCGGAAACACCGCGGATTGTAAAAGTGGAAACCTGGGCTGCGGCTCTGGAGTACAGCCTGGCGCGTTTTCATTTCCTTTCCCTGACACAAAAGGAATTAGCGGATGAATATAAAGTGTCCTCTTCCAGTATTTCCAGCCGTTTTCGGGAAATTAACAAGGCGCTGGATTTGGATGAGAAAGCACATCGAAATATGATGGCTTATTTGCGCAGTGATTTCTTAAAGTAG
- a CDS encoding 3'-5' exoribonuclease YhaM family protein, with protein MDKQFISDLKTGDTVHSEFVATEKTLIAFNQPNRAGEQFLRMQLADRSGTIRAVAWDKGPELAGRFEIGDVLRVRGEVGHYRGPQLVVSGLEPVPPEEVQRQFFQRVAPREREDMLGELRHILTEITQPHLAELMKSFFEDKEFFRLYSEAPAARSVHHNYVGGLLEHSLEVAALCYRFARSYHELDQSLLLCGALMHDMGKIEEYDTKSLTFEMTTRGKLIGHIVIGKEMLDERVRQIPGFPAELQMELSHLILSHHGQKEWGSPEVPRTFAAFALHHADLVSARLNQFAQVAGKGSKPDGWTDYDRLLERDVYLGLAE; from the coding sequence TTGGATAAACAATTTATATCGGATTTGAAAACAGGGGATACGGTGCACAGTGAGTTTGTGGCTACAGAAAAAACTTTGATTGCTTTTAATCAGCCTAACCGGGCCGGAGAGCAGTTTTTGCGTATGCAATTGGCCGACAGAAGTGGTACCATTCGAGCGGTGGCCTGGGATAAAGGGCCGGAGCTGGCCGGTAGGTTTGAAATTGGCGATGTGCTGCGTGTCCGTGGTGAGGTGGGTCATTACCGGGGGCCACAGCTGGTGGTTTCCGGGTTGGAGCCTGTGCCGCCTGAAGAGGTGCAGCGTCAGTTTTTTCAGCGGGTAGCACCGCGGGAGCGGGAAGATATGCTTGGTGAGCTGCGCCATATTCTCACTGAAATTACGCAGCCGCATCTGGCGGAGCTAATGAAATCATTTTTTGAAGATAAAGAGTTTTTTCGCCTGTACAGTGAGGCGCCGGCTGCAAGGTCTGTTCATCATAACTATGTGGGCGGGCTTTTGGAGCATTCCCTGGAAGTGGCTGCTTTGTGTTACCGCTTTGCCAGGTCTTATCATGAACTGGATCAGTCGCTGTTGCTGTGCGGGGCGCTGATGCATGACATGGGTAAAATCGAGGAGTATGATACAAAGAGCCTGACTTTTGAGATGACAACAAGAGGAAAACTCATTGGCCACATTGTCATCGGCAAAGAAATGCTGGATGAGCGAGTACGGCAGATACCTGGCTTTCCTGCAGAGCTGCAGATGGAACTGTCACATCTCATACTTTCTCATCATGGGCAGAAGGAGTGGGGTTCACCTGAGGTTCCCAGAACATTTGCCGCATTTGCCCTGCATCATGCAGATTTGGTTTCGGCCCGCTTGAACCAGTTTGCGCAGGTGGCAGGCAAGGGAAGCAAGCCTGATGGATGGACCGATTACGACCGGTTACTGGAAAGGGACGTATATCTAGGGCTGGCGGAATAA
- a CDS encoding response regulator transcription factor — MIRVLIVDDHAVVRMGLKSLLELQDNFTVVGEAESGEEAIEIAKQEKPDVVVMDIRMPDMNGIEACREIRGVSSDIKVIMLTSYADDEAVYASIMAGASGYVLKQMDNDKLIESVERVAQGESLLDPSITGKVMGRMKDIATEKENEAKLTETERKILMLIAEGKTNQQIADAIFLAEKTVRNYVSNIFSKLNLANRAAAAAYVTKRKSMFSKKD, encoded by the coding sequence ATGATTCGAGTTCTAATTGTTGACGACCATGCTGTGGTGCGTATGGGTCTGAAGTCTTTGCTGGAATTACAGGATAATTTTACTGTGGTGGGAGAGGCAGAATCCGGTGAGGAAGCTATAGAAATAGCAAAGCAGGAAAAGCCGGATGTGGTGGTTATGGATATCAGAATGCCGGATATGAACGGGATAGAGGCTTGCCGGGAAATTCGTGGCGTTTCCAGTGATATTAAGGTGATTATGCTGACCTCATATGCCGACGATGAAGCTGTTTATGCTTCCATTATGGCCGGTGCTTCCGGGTATGTTTTAAAACAAATGGATAATGACAAGTTAATTGAATCGGTGGAGCGGGTGGCCCAGGGGGAATCACTTCTTGACCCCAGCATTACAGGAAAAGTGATGGGGCGGATGAAAGATATTGCCACCGAAAAAGAAAACGAGGCTAAGCTTACCGAAACTGAGCGGAAAATTTTAATGTTGATTGCTGAGGGAAAAACAAATCAGCAAATTGCCGACGCCATATTCTTGGCAGAAAAGACTGTTCGAAATTACGTTTCCAACATTTTTTCCAAACTAAATCTGGCCAACCGGGCTGCGGCGGCAGCTTATGTGACCAAACGCAAATCAATGTTTAGTAAAAAAGACTAA
- a CDS encoding sensor histidine kinase, which yields MISEFFAENMLLMRIIYMMLFFLYAFAIALKINRSSELKLAKSLWLLAVYGALFGITELITIILLIKESGLSAEWVQILSSGDLFLKAVAYQVIFWLGFRLVADIYPQVRSLKRVILAVSGLWLLMIAFVWALGNQHLYLMMIDNLSRYMFSAPGLFFTGYGLIQHSKEVEKFNIPSLVNHIKGLAYTFFFGVFIIGMVPSHAILWPAAILNRETFEAFVGAPIVFFRSIYLIVMTYLVVKIVSVFEVEREHRLEKALKRQVLAEERDRIARELHDGIIQSIYGVGLKLKQFTILCRKKPEEADRQMEFVKKDLDKIIQDVRDYIEELHLDDYLSVSLKEALQQLIVEYRENAVMEVEFSVEGKQVGDLNIVQVNHILQIVRELLSNAAKHSRASTVTVRVSFREDNLVLRIFDDGVGFNPQTVKIDPQAGQNQGLDNIFHRVVMLQGTIVFHAAPGEGTRFEITLPYTKLSYLQSSFIRNAQYFGSEGEMKGEPV from the coding sequence ATGATCAGTGAATTTTTTGCTGAAAATATGCTGCTCATGCGTATCATTTACATGATGCTGTTTTTTTTGTATGCTTTTGCCATTGCCTTGAAAATTAACCGGAGCAGTGAGCTAAAGTTAGCTAAATCTTTATGGCTATTGGCGGTTTATGGGGCTTTATTCGGCATTACCGAACTTATTACCATTATCTTGTTAATTAAGGAAAGTGGGCTATCTGCAGAGTGGGTGCAAATTTTAAGTTCCGGTGATCTTTTTCTGAAGGCTGTTGCTTATCAGGTTATCTTTTGGCTTGGTTTTCGCCTGGTCGCCGATATCTACCCTCAGGTAAGGAGCTTAAAGCGGGTTATTCTTGCAGTCAGTGGGTTATGGTTGCTGATGATTGCATTTGTTTGGGCTTTGGGTAACCAGCACTTATATCTGATGATGATAGACAATCTTTCACGTTATATGTTTTCTGCTCCAGGGCTTTTTTTCACGGGATATGGTTTGATTCAGCACAGTAAAGAAGTGGAAAAGTTTAATATTCCTTCATTGGTGAATCATATTAAGGGACTGGCGTATACGTTTTTTTTCGGGGTTTTTATAATCGGCATGGTTCCCTCCCACGCTATTCTCTGGCCGGCGGCAATTCTAAACCGGGAGACATTTGAGGCTTTTGTAGGGGCGCCCATTGTTTTTTTTCGCTCCATCTACCTGATTGTCATGACTTATTTGGTGGTCAAGATTGTCAGTGTTTTTGAGGTGGAAAGGGAACACCGCCTGGAAAAGGCTTTGAAGCGTCAGGTATTGGCCGAGGAGCGGGACCGTATTGCCCGGGAGCTGCATGACGGGATTATTCAGTCTATTTACGGTGTGGGGCTAAAGCTGAAACAGTTTACTATTCTATGCCGGAAGAAGCCTGAAGAGGCGGATCGGCAAATGGAGTTTGTAAAAAAAGATTTGGATAAAATCATTCAGGATGTTCGTGATTATATTGAGGAGCTGCATCTGGACGACTATTTAAGTGTTTCCTTAAAAGAAGCTTTGCAGCAGTTAATCGTTGAATACCGTGAAAATGCAGTTATGGAAGTGGAATTTTCCGTGGAGGGAAAACAGGTTGGTGACTTGAACATTGTGCAGGTTAATCATATACTGCAAATTGTGCGGGAGCTGTTGTCCAATGCTGCAAAACACTCGCGTGCCTCTACGGTTACGGTAAGGGTTAGTTTTAGAGAGGACAACCTTGTGCTCAGAATATTTGACGACGGAGTTGGCTTTAATCCGCAAACTGTAAAGATAGATCCGCAGGCCGGACAGAATCAGGGTTTGGACAACATCTTCCATCGGGTTGTTATGCTGCAGGGAACAATTGTGTTTCATGCGGCACCGGGGGAGGGGACACGTTTTGAGATAACCCTTCCTTACACCAAACTCAGTTATTTGCAGAGTTCTTTTATCAGAAATGCCCAATATTTTGGGTCGGAAGGTGAAATGAAAGGGGAACCGGTATGA
- a CDS encoding multiheme c-type cytochrome yields the protein MKRKRWMTLGIFLLTLVMVFSITGCGDTPANEENNNNENVNGENGEEVPEETSDIPEYGNYVGSDACQGCHSAEYEAWQGTWHSVSMQTPDMLYDDIFNGNLEDGITWNDLSEGLGNPIMIDEDEPSGIAGTKDFVVQGTEVNDVDGVYIYHLGDREFEARFTAEDGEILHTVDVEVFGHGNKRRATNFTNIYDGGGNYLLKYQVRYDRDGGNWSQTLDGEPTGGVWADRNDVRRWDDNCGGCHATGLNVPANLENPDLIATELVADMAVGCEACHGPGGDHAADPMNEDLIVSFSDMTTKQQNDACEQCHTRTTANKHFDPEVRWGDAYGFLPGDNLEDHVEFILPTWGEEWRRVSADGKGRGWHQWGFDLQLGPKADWACIDCHSVHGANDEGQQFREYGSSPEVIVTMEESCAPCHEGVYDTKESIREVMDGRRGWDDEPEFSGRAMQHTFRLDDEGRVIGLPEEEWPEENNWPWLIE from the coding sequence ATGAAGAGAAAAAGATGGATGACGTTAGGTATTTTTTTACTGACACTTGTGATGGTTTTCTCAATAACTGGTTGCGGAGACACACCTGCCAACGAAGAGAACAATAATAATGAAAATGTAAACGGTGAGAATGGAGAAGAAGTTCCGGAAGAAACATCGGATATCCCTGAGTATGGTAATTATGTAGGGTCTGATGCTTGCCAGGGTTGTCACTCTGCAGAGTATGAAGCTTGGCAGGGAACCTGGCATTCTGTTTCCATGCAAACACCGGATATGCTTTATGATGATATATTTAACGGTAATTTAGAAGACGGAATCACGTGGAATGATTTGTCGGAGGGTTTGGGAAACCCGATTATGATTGATGAAGATGAGCCTTCAGGAATTGCCGGTACCAAAGATTTTGTGGTACAGGGAACTGAAGTTAATGATGTAGACGGAGTTTATATATATCATTTAGGCGACAGGGAGTTTGAAGCACGGTTTACTGCGGAAGATGGAGAAATTTTGCACACCGTTGATGTGGAAGTATTTGGTCATGGCAATAAGAGGCGGGCCACAAACTTTACCAATATTTATGATGGTGGCGGCAATTACCTGCTTAAATATCAGGTCAGGTATGACAGAGACGGCGGCAATTGGTCACAAACATTAGATGGTGAACCGACAGGCGGCGTATGGGCCGACCGTAATGATGTCCGCAGATGGGATGACAATTGCGGCGGATGTCATGCGACAGGTTTAAATGTACCTGCCAATTTAGAAAATCCTGACTTGATTGCAACAGAACTGGTGGCGGATATGGCCGTTGGTTGTGAAGCCTGCCACGGACCCGGTGGTGATCATGCTGCCGATCCCATGAATGAAGATTTGATTGTCAGTTTCTCGGATATGACTACCAAGCAGCAAAATGATGCGTGCGAACAGTGTCATACCAGAACAACAGCCAATAAGCACTTTGATCCTGAAGTCCGCTGGGGAGACGCTTATGGTTTCCTGCCAGGCGATAATTTAGAAGACCATGTAGAGTTTATTCTGCCTACCTGGGGTGAAGAATGGCGTCGGGTATCTGCCGATGGTAAAGGCCGCGGCTGGCACCAGTGGGGCTTTGACTTACAGTTAGGCCCTAAAGCAGACTGGGCTTGCATTGACTGTCACTCTGTTCATGGAGCAAATGATGAGGGACAGCAGTTTAGAGAATATGGTTCATCGCCGGAAGTAATTGTAACAATGGAAGAATCCTGCGCTCCCTGCCATGAAGGGGTATACGATACAAAGGAATCTATTCGTGAAGTCATGGACGGTCGACGCGGTTGGGATGATGAGCCTGAATTTAGTGGCAGAGCTATGCAGCATACCTTCAGACTTGACGACGAAGGTCGTGTAATTGGCTTGCCTGAAGAAGAGTGGCCTGAGGAAAATAACTGGCCCTGGTTAATTGAATAG
- a CDS encoding response regulator transcription factor, protein MIRVLIVDDHAVVRFGLKSLIELYDNFEVVGECARGEDVLPLTKATRPDVVVMDIRMPGMNGIEACQEVVANVPETKVVMLTSYGDDEAVYASIMAGAMGYILKKTDSAKLVEAIERVAAGESLLDPQVTFKVLSQMKNIAAGKQSGKTLTEMEKKVLLLIAEGKTNKQIAEEIFLAEKTVRNYVSKIFLKLNLSNRAAAAAYVSKKSPGFFIKS, encoded by the coding sequence ATGATTAGAGTTCTGATTGTCGACGACCATGCGGTGGTGAGGTTTGGGCTAAAGTCGCTGATAGAGCTATATGATAACTTTGAAGTTGTGGGTGAGTGCGCACGTGGGGAGGACGTTTTGCCTTTGACCAAAGCAACGAGGCCGGATGTGGTGGTGATGGATATCAGGATGCCCGGGATGAACGGGATTGAAGCGTGTCAGGAAGTTGTGGCCAATGTGCCGGAGACCAAGGTTGTTATGTTAACTTCATACGGTGATGATGAGGCGGTTTATGCCTCTATTATGGCGGGAGCCATGGGATATATACTGAAAAAGACAGATAGCGCCAAGCTGGTAGAGGCCATAGAACGGGTGGCCGCCGGGGAATCGTTGTTGGACCCACAGGTCACCTTTAAGGTTCTGTCGCAAATGAAAAATATTGCTGCCGGAAAGCAAAGTGGGAAGACGCTAACCGAGATGGAAAAGAAAGTGTTATTGTTGATTGCGGAAGGAAAAACCAACAAGCAGATTGCAGAGGAAATTTTCCTGGCTGAAAAGACTGTGCGCAATTATGTATCCAAGATATTTTTGAAACTTAATTTATCAAATCGAGCGGCGGCGGCAGCGTACGTATCGAAAAAAAGCCCAGGGTTCTTTATTAAATCTTAA
- a CDS encoding sensor histidine kinase, which produces MLGFYFDNRLFMLVVYAILFFVMGSAIILKTNKKSELRLARSLWLLAGYAIMHGITELIIFVHKISSVEALPVMDVTLQYAELFFKAGSFMFILWLGICLITDYFEKYSVLKIIGVVICSAWVMLAVYMLGIQGGELHWAMINNLSRYMLALPGFLMSGVGLWLQKREVAMFHVTSLVNNLRGMAITFFGAALFIGTIANEPVIWPATVLNREAFMDFFGVSVIFFRSWILIFITYFVIRIVDVFEVEREFRLEEAMRQQVLMEERERIGRELHDGIIQSIYGVGLKMEQSLLLADKRLAEAKRQLRCGRDELDNIIQDIRDYIQELQSPDFSTTSLEEGARQLVEEVKEYSMMQINLTVQGKPAADLNIIQTNNLLQSLKELLTNIAKHSRAERSEVFINFGAENIRIRISDNGVGFDPVELDGPQRGSGRQGLKNVFYRVGMMQGTVVFHAAPGQGTNFEINVPYKKARCGEGVLIKDPSYFKAKSYTGGE; this is translated from the coding sequence ATGCTGGGTTTTTACTTTGACAACAGGCTTTTTATGCTGGTGGTATACGCTATTCTCTTTTTTGTAATGGGTTCTGCTATTATTTTAAAGACCAACAAGAAGAGTGAGCTGCGTCTGGCCCGTAGTCTTTGGTTGTTGGCCGGATATGCCATTATGCATGGAATTACCGAGTTGATAATATTTGTCCATAAAATAAGTTCGGTTGAGGCTCTTCCGGTAATGGATGTGACTCTTCAGTATGCGGAGCTTTTCTTTAAAGCCGGGTCTTTTATGTTTATTCTCTGGCTGGGGATTTGCCTGATTACCGACTACTTTGAAAAGTATTCTGTTTTAAAGATTATCGGCGTTGTGATATGTTCGGCCTGGGTAATGTTGGCGGTATATATGTTAGGTATTCAGGGAGGAGAGCTGCATTGGGCGATGATTAACAATTTATCGCGCTATATGCTGGCTTTGCCGGGCTTTTTGATGTCGGGGGTAGGCCTATGGCTGCAAAAAAGGGAAGTGGCCATGTTTCATGTAACTTCTCTGGTTAATAACCTGAGGGGGATGGCTATTACCTTTTTTGGGGCAGCCTTATTTATTGGTACCATTGCCAATGAGCCGGTTATATGGCCGGCCACCGTCCTGAACAGAGAGGCGTTTATGGACTTTTTTGGTGTGTCGGTGATTTTTTTTCGCTCGTGGATTCTGATCTTTATTACTTATTTTGTAATCAGGATTGTGGATGTATTTGAGGTGGAAAGGGAGTTCCGGCTGGAAGAGGCTATGCGGCAGCAGGTGCTGATGGAGGAGCGGGAGCGAATTGGCAGGGAGCTCCATGATGGTATTATTCAATCTATTTACGGTGTGGGGCTGAAGATGGAGCAGTCTTTATTATTGGCGGATAAACGGTTAGCGGAGGCAAAAAGACAGCTTCGCTGCGGCAGGGATGAGCTGGATAATATTATCCAGGACATTCGTGATTATATTCAGGAGCTGCAGTCGCCTGATTTTTCCACCACATCGCTTGAAGAAGGGGCGCGTCAGTTGGTGGAAGAAGTTAAAGAGTACTCTATGATGCAGATTAACCTGACTGTGCAAGGAAAGCCTGCGGCTGATTTAAATATTATCCAGACTAACAATCTGCTTCAATCGTTAAAGGAGTTGCTGACTAACATTGCCAAGCATTCCCGTGCTGAACGATCTGAGGTATTCATTAACTTTGGTGCGGAAAATATCAGGATACGTATCAGTGACAACGGGGTGGGTTTTGATCCGGTGGAACTGGACGGCCCTCAGCGTGGTAGCGGGCGACAGGGGTTAAAGAACGTTTTTTACCGTGTGGGAATGATGCAGGGTACGGTTGTTTTTCATGCGGCGCCCGGGCAGGGAACAAATTTTGAAATTAATGTACCTTATAAGAAAGCAAGGTGCGGTGAAGGTGTGCTGATTAAGGATCCCAGTTATTTTAAGGCCAAGAGTTATACGGGGGGCGAGTAG
- a CDS encoding response regulator transcription factor codes for MVRVMIVDDHAVVRVGLKSLIELHGDFSVIAEAGSGEEAVEVARETVPDVVVMDVRMPGMSGIDACRAIVEAVPDTKVIMLTSYADDEAIYSAILAGASGYVLKQTDNAKLLEAIEQAARNESLLDPHVTGKVLKRMKEIAAATQYEAKLSETEKKILVLIAEGKRNKEIAEELFLAEKTVRNYVSKIFSKLNLANRAAAAAYVSRTKPLIQSMKMSK; via the coding sequence ATGGTTCGGGTGATGATTGTTGATGATCACGCTGTGGTGCGGGTGGGGTTAAAGAGTCTCATTGAACTGCATGGGGATTTTTCTGTAATTGCCGAGGCCGGCAGTGGTGAAGAGGCAGTGGAGGTGGCGCGGGAGACGGTGCCGGATGTGGTTGTGATGGATGTGCGGATGCCGGGGATGAGTGGTATAGATGCGTGTCGGGCCATTGTGGAGGCTGTGCCTGACACAAAGGTGATTATGCTCACCTCCTATGCCGATGATGAAGCTATATATTCTGCTATTCTGGCCGGTGCTTCCGGATATGTTCTTAAGCAGACCGATAATGCTAAGTTGCTGGAGGCCATAGAGCAGGCTGCCAGGAATGAGTCTTTGTTGGATCCACATGTTACGGGGAAAGTATTGAAGCGGATGAAGGAAATTGCGGCGGCTACCCAGTACGAAGCAAAGCTGTCGGAGACGGAAAAAAAGATTTTGGTTTTGATAGCAGAGGGAAAAAGAAACAAAGAGATCGCCGAGGAGCTTTTTTTGGCGGAAAAGACGGTCAGAAACTATGTTTCTAAAATTTTTAGTAAGCTGAATCTGGCAAACAGGGCTGCTGCTGCAGCTTATGTTTCCAGGACAAAGCCTCTAATACAGAGCATGAAGATGTCTAAATAA
- a CDS encoding sensor histidine kinase yields the protein MLRFFIENKIIILVIYTILFFLMALAIILKVNKKSELALARSLWLLAGFALTHGINEFIIFVHNVKAAELTTSVENVLLMVELAFKATSFMFVLWLGICLVTDYFQRFKVLKLIGALLCGCWILVAVYFLGIRGGMAYIPGLDNLSRHMFAFPGFLLSAVGIWLQVREVERFESTSLLVNLKALAVTFFLASFFTGLIGNEPIFWPTTVLNRRSFMEFSGVPVIFFRSVILVFITYFVIRVVHVFQVEREYRLEEMMRQQVLMDERERIGRELHDGIIQSIYSVGLKLEQAKMLVDKRIVESKKQMAASQEELNQVIHDIRDYIQELQPSDLISTSLVEGVKELVAGFREKSMIPVELVIEGSQQKDLNIIQINNVFQVLKELLTNATKHSRATKIKVSLVFKEDRVQIRYGDNGTGFDPGEIEVNNCGERQGLKNVFFRIGMLQGTVNFYAAPGRGTHFEITVPYKKIYYDGANYIDDLDYFIG from the coding sequence ATGCTGCGGTTTTTTATAGAGAACAAGATTATCATATTGGTAATATATACTATTTTATTTTTCCTCATGGCGCTGGCTATTATACTAAAGGTTAACAAAAAGAGTGAGCTGGCGTTGGCCAGGAGTCTGTGGTTGCTGGCTGGTTTTGCTTTGACGCATGGTATTAATGAGTTTATTATTTTTGTGCATAATGTTAAAGCGGCGGAGCTTACCACTTCTGTGGAGAATGTTTTGTTGATGGTGGAATTAGCTTTTAAAGCTACTTCGTTTATGTTTGTTTTGTGGCTGGGAATTTGTCTGGTAACTGATTACTTTCAGCGTTTTAAGGTGTTGAAATTAATTGGTGCGCTATTATGTGGATGTTGGATTTTGGTAGCTGTATATTTTTTGGGAATCAGGGGCGGGATGGCTTATATTCCGGGCTTGGATAATTTGTCCAGGCACATGTTTGCATTCCCCGGATTTTTGTTGTCAGCAGTTGGTATTTGGCTGCAGGTGCGGGAAGTGGAGAGGTTTGAGAGTACTTCCTTGCTTGTGAACCTAAAGGCGCTGGCCGTTACTTTTTTTCTGGCCTCTTTTTTTACCGGGCTGATTGGTAATGAGCCGATATTTTGGCCCACTACAGTATTGAACCGGCGGAGTTTTATGGAGTTTAGCGGCGTTCCGGTTATTTTTTTCAGGTCAGTGATTTTGGTCTTTATTACGTACTTTGTGATTCGGGTTGTTCATGTTTTTCAGGTGGAGCGGGAGTACCGGCTTGAAGAGATGATGCGGCAGCAGGTGCTGATGGATGAGCGGGAGCGCATTGGCAGGGAGCTCCATGACGGGATTATTCAGTCTATTTACAGTGTGGGGCTGAAGCTGGAGCAGGCAAAAATGCTTGTGGACAAGCGTATTGTGGAGTCTAAGAAACAGATGGCGGCCAGTCAGGAAGAACTGAATCAGGTAATCCATGATATCCGGGATTATATTCAGGAGCTGCAGCCCTCGGATTTAATCAGTACTTCATTGGTGGAAGGTGTAAAGGAGTTGGTGGCGGGCTTTAGAGAGAAGTCCATGATACCGGTGGAGTTGGTTATTGAGGGAAGTCAACAAAAAGATTTGAATATTATCCAGATTAATAATGTGTTTCAGGTGCTAAAGGAGCTTCTGACCAATGCCACAAAACATTCCCGGGCAACTAAGATTAAGGTGAGTCTGGTTTTTAAGGAAGATAGGGTGCAGATTCGTTACGGTGATAATGGTACAGGATTTGATCCTGGTGAAATTGAGGTCAATAATTGTGGTGAACGTCAGGGATTAAAAAATGTGTTTTTCCGGATAGGAATGCTGCAGGGGACGGTAAACTTTTATGCGGCGCCGGGGAGAGGGACTCATTTTGAGATTACTGTACCTTATAAAAAGATATATTATGACGGGGCCAATTATATTGATGATTTGGATTACTTCATCGGTTAA